One stretch of Rhipicephalus sanguineus isolate Rsan-2018 chromosome 10, BIME_Rsan_1.4, whole genome shotgun sequence DNA includes these proteins:
- the LOC125760237 gene encoding phospholipid scramblase 2-like yields the protein MAEFDSVQRPAVPKNPIVCAPGLEYLAVIDQIIIQQDVELLEAFTGIETCNSYEAKNSMGQFIYKIAENSSCFARCCCGPRRCLEMDVTDYKNTVVMHFVRPLRCSHTLFCICCCSCLCLQVYSTNGYAIGKITKQWSGLVKEYFTDADTFGVTFPMDMDVHLKGALIAASMLIDYMFFEVTYQQSDDQGPGMM from the exons atggcggaatttgacagcgtCCAG AGGCCAGCTGTTCCAAAGAATCCCATTGTGTGCGCACCCGGCCTTGAGTACCTGGCCGTCATCGACCAAATAATAATACAGCAGGATGTGGAGCTCTTGGAAG CTTTCACTGGCATCGAAACGTGCAATTCCTACGAAGCGAAGAACTCGATGGGCCAGTTCATATACAAGATCGCTGAAA ATTCGAGTTGCTTTGCGAGGTGCTGTTGCGGGCCGCGGCGATGCCTCGAAATGGACGTGACCGACTACAAGAACACCGTCGTGATGCACTTCGTGCGGCCGCTCCGGTGTTCGCATACGCTGTTTTGCATCTGTTGCTGCTCCTGCCTGTGCTTGCAG GTGTACTCAACGAACGGCTACGCCATCGGAAAGATTACCAAGCAGTGGAGCGGGCTCGTCAAGGAGTACTTCACGGATGCGGACACGTTCGGCGTTACTTTCCCCATGGACATGGATGTGCATCTGAAGGGCGCCCTCATCGCCGCTTCGATGCTTATT GACTACATGTTCTTCGAAGTAACGTACCAGCAAAGCGACGACCAGGGACCCGGAATGATGTAG